In the Chryseobacterium sp. MYb264 genome, one interval contains:
- a CDS encoding type II toxin-antitoxin system HipA family toxin yields MKIAIKEIKVGLDFGSGIQPVGRLAIRDFIIYFQYDEEFLQSNLEISPIKLPLQRDVIELPRDPFEGLAGVFNDSLPDGWGRLLFDRMLRSEGISSSDISPLDRLGYVGLHGMGALVYEPDQSPDSSNEMIDLDVLATQTEDVLRGDSEEVIAELLALNGSSAGARPKALIGVDAERKNISYGANLLSDNFEPWMVKFPNSLDGKDAGAIEYIYALMAVDAGIEMPEVHLFPSQKGNGYFAVKRFDREGNKRLHMHTVSGLVHSNFRFPSLDYEDLLSLTGVLTKDIREVEKMFRLAVFNVMAHNRDDHAKNFSFLMNEFGEWKLSPAYDLTFSSGPGGEQSTMVMGEGRNITVKHLTKLGSEAKLSKEFIEKVIQQTTSALRKWSNLSEDFGVSKSNRELISRLIKTF; encoded by the coding sequence ATGAAAATAGCTATCAAAGAAATAAAAGTAGGATTGGATTTTGGTTCTGGAATTCAACCCGTTGGACGTTTGGCAATTCGTGATTTTATCATCTATTTTCAATATGATGAAGAATTTCTGCAGAGCAATTTAGAAATTTCACCTATAAAACTTCCTTTACAACGAGACGTGATAGAGCTTCCAAGAGATCCTTTCGAAGGTTTGGCTGGTGTTTTCAATGATAGTTTGCCCGACGGTTGGGGAAGATTGCTCTTTGATCGTATGCTTCGCTCGGAAGGGATTTCTTCATCGGATATTTCACCACTAGATCGTCTAGGATATGTTGGATTGCACGGTATGGGTGCGTTGGTTTATGAGCCGGATCAAAGTCCAGATAGTAGTAATGAGATGATTGATTTGGACGTGTTGGCTACTCAAACAGAAGACGTTTTGCGAGGTGATTCAGAAGAAGTGATCGCAGAACTTTTAGCTTTGAACGGATCCTCTGCCGGAGCACGGCCAAAAGCATTGATCGGCGTTGATGCAGAGAGAAAAAATATATCCTACGGAGCGAATTTGTTAAGCGATAATTTTGAACCTTGGATGGTGAAATTTCCAAACTCATTAGATGGAAAAGATGCGGGCGCAATAGAATACATTTACGCTTTAATGGCTGTAGATGCTGGAATTGAAATGCCTGAAGTCCATTTGTTTCCGTCACAGAAAGGGAATGGCTATTTTGCTGTAAAGCGTTTTGATAGAGAAGGAAATAAGCGTCTCCATATGCATACGGTGAGTGGACTCGTTCATAGTAATTTTAGGTTTCCGTCTCTTGATTATGAAGATTTATTATCATTGACGGGTGTTTTAACCAAAGACATTCGAGAAGTAGAAAAAATGTTTCGATTAGCAGTTTTCAATGTTATGGCGCACAATAGAGACGACCATGCTAAGAATTTTTCGTTTCTGATGAATGAATTTGGAGAATGGAAATTATCACCCGCTTACGACCTTACTTTCTCATCTGGACCAGGTGGAGAACAAAGCACTATGGTAATGGGAGAAGGACGAAATATTACCGTCAAACATCTTACTAAATTAGGAAGCGAAGCGAAGCTCTCGAAAGAATTCATTGAGAAAGTTATCCAGCAAACAACTTCTGCACTTCGTAAATGGTCAAATTTATCAGAAGATTTTGGAGTTAGTAAATCCAACAGAGAATTGATAAGTAGATTAATTAAAACATTTTAA
- a CDS encoding helix-turn-helix domain-containing protein, protein MLFISFSKVQKKLIDNIRERRLQMNLTQEGLAERSGVPLPTLRKFEQKGLISLDSFLKLLSVVGGLEEMVDALKPKEQSFKSIDDVLKSEEKPIKKRGRRR, encoded by the coding sequence ATGTTATTTATTTCTTTTTCAAAAGTTCAAAAAAAACTGATTGATAATATCCGGGAAAGACGATTGCAAATGAATCTAACACAGGAAGGTCTGGCTGAAAGATCAGGTGTTCCTTTACCAACTCTGAGGAAATTTGAGCAAAAAGGCTTGATTTCCCTGGATTCATTTTTAAAATTGCTTTCAGTTGTTGGTGGATTAGAAGAAATGGTTGATGCTTTAAAACCGAAGGAACAGAGTTTTAAATCTATCGATGATGTTCTGAAATCAGAGGAAAAGCCCATTAAAAAAAGAGGACGCAGGAGATGA
- a CDS encoding excisionase family DNA-binding protein: MSEVCVLLNLCDSTFRKLIKQDKIKTLRFGKKDIIPKSLLEEFL; the protein is encoded by the coding sequence ATTTCAGAGGTATGTGTCCTTTTGAATTTGTGCGATTCTACTTTTAGGAAATTGATTAAACAGGACAAAATCAAAACTCTACGGTTTGGTAAGAAAGATATCATTCCAAAATCTCTGCTGGAAGAATTCCTTTAA
- the mnmE gene encoding tRNA uridine-5-carboxymethylaminomethyl(34) synthesis GTPase MnmE, protein MNNDTICALATANGVGALGIIRVSGDDALGVVQKSFPAKNLAKQKSHTIHYGYFVDGEEAIDEVMLSIFLAPKSFTTENSVEIAFHGSPHIGKRILETLIKNGARMAKAGEFTLRAFINGRIDLSQAEAIADVIASENEASRKVAINQLKGGITNEISFLRTDLLNFVSLIELELDFAEEDVEFADRSALVQLLNKIELKLNSLIESFQYGNAIKNGTAVAIIGKPNAGKSTLLNALLKEERAIVSNIAGTTRDTIEEVLHIKGHAFRLIDTAGLRETVDEIEAIGVKKAKEKVENANILVYLADAATADFSEDIEMIQSLLRDDLKLIICATKIDEVSPAAYEKVEDIFRNKIAHEFDFIKISAVENQNIQDLKNELSSYVEQLKSAENNVVITNQRHFEALGKSLDAVNKVKEAISFQISTELLAYELRNALEHLGEISGEVTNDEVLGNIFSKFCIGK, encoded by the coding sequence ATGAATAACGATACCATTTGTGCGCTGGCTACGGCCAATGGAGTAGGTGCTTTAGGCATTATCAGAGTTTCGGGGGACGATGCTTTAGGCGTGGTTCAGAAATCTTTTCCGGCAAAAAATCTTGCAAAGCAGAAATCTCATACCATTCATTACGGTTATTTTGTGGATGGCGAAGAGGCGATTGATGAGGTGATGCTTTCTATTTTCCTGGCTCCGAAAAGTTTTACAACTGAAAACTCTGTGGAAATTGCTTTTCACGGTTCGCCACATATTGGAAAACGTATTCTTGAAACTTTAATTAAAAACGGAGCAAGAATGGCAAAGGCAGGAGAGTTTACCCTTCGTGCCTTCATCAACGGAAGAATTGACCTTTCTCAGGCGGAAGCGATTGCTGATGTGATTGCTTCTGAAAATGAAGCTTCGAGGAAAGTAGCTATCAATCAGCTAAAAGGAGGAATTACCAATGAAATTTCTTTTTTGAGAACAGATTTACTGAATTTTGTTTCGTTAATCGAGCTTGAACTTGATTTTGCGGAGGAAGATGTGGAGTTTGCGGACCGCTCTGCATTGGTACAGCTTCTTAATAAAATAGAGCTTAAACTTAATTCTTTAATTGAGAGTTTCCAATATGGAAATGCGATTAAAAACGGAACTGCGGTGGCCATTATCGGAAAGCCGAATGCCGGAAAATCGACTTTGCTGAATGCTTTATTAAAAGAAGAAAGAGCCATTGTGAGTAATATTGCCGGAACCACGAGAGATACTATTGAAGAGGTGCTTCATATTAAAGGTCATGCTTTCCGTTTGATCGACACGGCTGGCTTGCGTGAAACAGTGGACGAAATTGAGGCCATCGGCGTGAAAAAAGCCAAAGAGAAAGTAGAAAACGCTAATATCCTTGTGTATTTGGCGGATGCTGCCACGGCAGATTTTTCTGAAGATATTGAGATGATCCAATCTTTGTTGCGAGATGATCTAAAGTTAATTATCTGTGCAACTAAAATTGACGAAGTTTCTCCTGCAGCGTATGAGAAAGTTGAAGATATTTTCCGAAATAAAATTGCTCATGAATTTGATTTTATTAAAATTTCTGCTGTTGAAAACCAAAATATTCAGGATCTTAAAAACGAACTGTCTTCTTACGTGGAGCAGTTGAAGTCCGCTGAAAATAATGTGGTGATCACCAATCAACGTCATTTTGAAGCATTAGGGAAATCATTGGATGCCGTAAATAAAGTAAAGGAGGCTATTTCTTTTCAAATTTCTACAGAATTGTTAGCTTATGAGCTTAGAAATGCTTTGGAACATCTTGGCGAAATTTCGGGTGAGGTGACTAATGATGAAGTGTTGGGGAATATTTTTTCTAAGTTTTGTATCGGAAAGTAG
- a CDS encoding NAD(P)H-dependent oxidoreductase: MKKIAIINGHPNKESFNFGIAEAYKKGALESGAEVKEIIIADLNFNPNLQFGYQKRMELEPDLVEAWEKIQWANHLVWIHPVWWGGLPAITKGFIDRLFLPGMAFRYRENSVWWDKLLKGKSAHIITTLDQPGWYYRLLYGRPSVNQLKKSVLEFCGIKPVKVTFIGIVKTSDEMMRKKWLEKIGILGKRAY, from the coding sequence ATGAAGAAAATCGCAATTATTAATGGTCATCCCAACAAAGAATCATTTAATTTTGGGATTGCAGAAGCTTATAAAAAAGGAGCTTTGGAATCAGGAGCAGAAGTGAAGGAAATTATCATCGCAGATTTGAATTTTAATCCTAATTTGCAATTTGGTTATCAAAAACGAATGGAGCTGGAACCTGATTTGGTTGAAGCATGGGAGAAAATACAATGGGCGAATCACCTGGTTTGGATTCATCCTGTTTGGTGGGGCGGACTTCCAGCGATCACAAAAGGCTTCATCGATCGGCTTTTTCTTCCGGGAATGGCTTTTAGATACCGTGAAAACTCAGTTTGGTGGGACAAACTGCTGAAAGGAAAGTCTGCTCATATTATCACAACACTGGATCAGCCGGGTTGGTATTACAGACTATTGTATGGGCGACCCAGTGTGAATCAGCTTAAAAAATCTGTTTTAGAGTTTTGTGGAATTAAGCCTGTGAAAGTGACTTTTATAGGGATTGTAAAAACTTCTGATGAAATGATGCGAAAGAAATGGCTGGAAAAGATTGGGATATTGGGAAAAAGAGCATACTAA
- a CDS encoding saccharopine dehydrogenase, producing the protein MQSNILIIGGTGLVGKTIARILHSRNPELTIFIGGRKGGNSENNLFIDVTKVSTFKTILEKNIHLIILSVNDKEDHVLRFAIDHTIDYLDITKPTPDLMKSYQLAKNQSITSRIVFSSGWMGGIVAGLVNTAALKMKIIDEVQLFVYYSIKDKAGESSAHFMAENVAKPFVNYRNNQPISIKHFLNAEYYNFSFGIGKRQVYNFDVPDLYILNQVEKIPTVNVKMTYSSKWVTWILGAFQKIKLYNILSFKERKMIFAASGNGDQTVFEIIIKNQEETKKISLQSREGQAELTALSAILHAEKLLKTDVENKVYFSHQLHESTSLLESLMDYPSIFIQIES; encoded by the coding sequence ATGCAGTCAAATATTTTAATTATCGGGGGAACCGGATTGGTGGGAAAAACCATCGCCCGAATTTTACATTCAAGAAATCCGGAACTAACTATTTTTATCGGTGGCAGAAAGGGTGGAAACAGTGAAAATAATTTATTTATCGATGTAACCAAAGTTTCGACCTTTAAAACCATATTGGAGAAAAATATTCACCTGATTATTCTTTCTGTGAATGATAAAGAAGATCATGTGCTTCGTTTTGCTATCGACCATACAATTGATTATTTGGATATCACAAAACCGACTCCTGATTTGATGAAATCGTATCAATTAGCGAAGAATCAATCAATAACCAGCAGAATTGTTTTCAGTTCAGGCTGGATGGGCGGAATTGTCGCAGGTTTGGTGAATACTGCTGCGTTGAAAATGAAAATTATTGATGAAGTACAGCTTTTCGTTTATTATTCTATTAAAGATAAAGCGGGCGAAAGTTCGGCTCATTTTATGGCAGAAAATGTGGCTAAACCTTTTGTGAATTACAGGAATAATCAACCCATTTCTATCAAACATTTTCTGAATGCAGAATATTATAACTTCTCTTTTGGAATTGGAAAACGACAGGTTTATAATTTTGATGTTCCTGATCTGTATATTTTAAATCAGGTTGAAAAAATTCCGACGGTCAATGTAAAAATGACCTACAGTTCAAAATGGGTAACCTGGATTTTAGGTGCTTTTCAGAAAATAAAACTGTATAATATCCTGTCTTTTAAAGAAAGAAAAATGATCTTTGCAGCCAGTGGAAATGGTGATCAGACTGTCTTTGAAATTATCATTAAAAATCAAGAGGAAACGAAGAAAATCAGTCTTCAAAGTAGAGAAGGACAAGCAGAACTGACAGCTTTATCTGCCATTTTACATGCCGAAAAACTGTTGAAAACTGATGTTGAAAATAAAGTGTATTTCAGTCACCAGCTTCATGAATCAACATCTTTATTAGAATCATTAATGGATTATCCATCCATTTTCATTCAGATTGAATCATGA
- a CDS encoding Crp/Fnr family transcriptional regulator: MIQQFFQSFQIFSENEIENFLQLFEERKLNKNDFFVREGEKCREIAFIKSGIFRSYYIAEDGKDITYCFRFPNDLIASYSSFISEKPSMENMQAISDAEILIIKKDKIEAFANENPNWILFLKTIAEQEYLELEKRFFQLQRDNAAKRYEALLENQPNYIQDIPLQYLASYLGITQRHLSRIRKEISF, from the coding sequence ATGATTCAGCAGTTTTTTCAGAGCTTCCAGATATTTTCAGAGAATGAAATTGAAAATTTTTTACAATTATTTGAAGAGCGAAAACTGAATAAAAATGACTTTTTTGTTCGGGAAGGTGAAAAATGTAGAGAGATAGCTTTTATAAAATCCGGTATTTTCAGATCTTATTATATTGCGGAAGACGGAAAAGATATAACGTACTGTTTCAGGTTTCCAAATGATCTGATTGCTTCTTATTCTTCCTTTATTTCTGAAAAACCAAGCATGGAAAATATGCAGGCTATTTCAGATGCCGAGATCTTAATCATCAAAAAAGATAAAATTGAAGCTTTTGCTAATGAAAATCCGAATTGGATTTTATTTTTAAAAACAATTGCCGAACAGGAATATTTAGAACTGGAAAAACGATTTTTCCAACTTCAAAGAGATAATGCAGCAAAGCGTTATGAAGCTTTGCTTGAAAATCAACCTAATTATATTCAGGATATTCCGTTGCAATATCTGGCTTCGTATTTGGGAATTACACAAAGACATTTAAGCCGAATCCGAAAAGAGATTTCTTTTTAG
- a CDS encoding aminopeptidase P family protein, translated as MTSKEKVAALREEMQKNNVDAFIVYSADPHMSEYLPQEWQERAWLSGFLGSAGFVVVTQDKAGLWTDGRYFTQAPIELAGSGIDLFKDGMEGTPNYIDWIISEIPANGKVAVNALATSHANWELLTQKLNAKNITLVDNPLLKQIWTDRGTPSKNPIFVHPLERAGKSVVDKIAAIRQKMEEQEATFHVISSLDDVAWTLNLRGSDVESNPVFLGYIIITKNDAILFTDLEKLEVEARKQMDESFVKMMPYEEFYNHLREYRNQTVLVSPNVNQSVFEALKVDNQFIKAAVPGNLMKAQKNETELEGFRKVMVRDGVAMVKFLYWLTHNAGKETMNEYSIGEKLRGFRAEGENFVGESFGSIVGYKDNGAIMHYSAKREGSKEVTNDASILVDSGGQYLEGTTDITRTLALGAVSDDFKRNSTLVLQGLIRLSMVKFPKGTRGVQLDAIARLPLWMEGKDYNHGTGHGVGSFMNVHEGPQNIRKDMNPQELLLGMVCSNEPGYYLEGDYGIRHENLIAVKESETTIHGTFYEFETLTFCPFFKDTIVKEILSTEEISWLNAYHKTCEEKIAPFLEGEVKEWFLELVSPL; from the coding sequence ATGACTTCAAAGGAAAAAGTAGCTGCGCTTCGTGAAGAAATGCAGAAAAATAATGTTGATGCATTTATAGTATATTCTGCAGATCCGCACATGAGTGAATATTTGCCGCAGGAATGGCAGGAAAGAGCATGGTTGTCGGGTTTTCTGGGTTCAGCAGGTTTTGTGGTAGTTACCCAGGATAAGGCAGGACTTTGGACGGACGGAAGATATTTTACTCAGGCTCCGATTGAATTGGCTGGTTCCGGAATCGATCTTTTCAAAGACGGAATGGAAGGCACACCCAACTATATCGACTGGATTATTTCTGAAATTCCCGCTAACGGAAAAGTAGCAGTGAATGCGTTGGCAACGTCTCATGCTAACTGGGAACTGTTAACTCAGAAGTTAAACGCTAAAAATATTACGCTGGTAGATAATCCTCTTTTGAAGCAAATCTGGACAGATAGGGGAACGCCATCTAAAAATCCTATTTTCGTACATCCTTTGGAAAGAGCAGGAAAATCGGTGGTTGATAAAATTGCAGCGATCCGTCAGAAAATGGAAGAGCAGGAAGCTACGTTTCATGTCATTTCAAGTCTGGACGATGTGGCATGGACACTGAATTTAAGAGGAAGCGATGTTGAAAGCAACCCTGTATTTTTAGGATATATCATCATTACTAAAAATGATGCGATTCTGTTTACAGATCTTGAAAAACTGGAAGTTGAGGCTAGAAAACAAATGGATGAGTCTTTTGTGAAAATGATGCCTTATGAAGAATTCTACAATCATTTAAGAGAATACAGAAATCAGACGGTTTTGGTTTCTCCGAATGTGAACCAGTCTGTTTTTGAAGCATTGAAAGTTGATAATCAATTCATTAAAGCAGCGGTTCCCGGAAATCTAATGAAAGCTCAGAAAAATGAAACGGAGCTGGAAGGTTTCAGAAAAGTAATGGTGAGAGATGGCGTTGCAATGGTTAAATTCCTGTATTGGCTGACTCACAATGCCGGAAAAGAAACCATGAATGAATATTCCATCGGTGAAAAACTGAGAGGTTTCCGTGCAGAAGGTGAAAATTTTGTGGGAGAAAGCTTCGGAAGCATTGTCGGATACAAAGATAATGGTGCGATCATGCACTATTCCGCGAAAAGGGAAGGCAGCAAGGAGGTGACGAATGATGCGAGTATCCTGGTGGATTCGGGAGGTCAGTATCTTGAAGGAACAACAGATATTACAAGAACGTTGGCTTTAGGCGCTGTTTCTGATGATTTTAAAAGAAATTCAACATTGGTTTTACAGGGATTAATCCGTTTATCGATGGTGAAATTCCCTAAAGGAACAAGAGGGGTACAGCTCGATGCAATTGCAAGATTACCGCTTTGGATGGAAGGTAAAGATTATAACCACGGAACCGGTCACGGTGTGGGAAGTTTTATGAACGTTCATGAAGGGCCTCAAAATATCAGAAAAGATATGAATCCGCAGGAGCTTTTATTGGGAATGGTTTGTTCCAACGAGCCGGGTTACTATTTAGAAGGCGATTACGGAATTCGTCATGAAAATCTTATCGCTGTAAAAGAATCTGAGACAACTATTCACGGAACTTTCTATGAGTTTGAAACGTTGACGTTCTGTCCGTTCTTTAAAGATACTATCGTGAAAGAAATCCTTTCTACAGAAGAAATTTCTTGGCTAAATGCTTATCACAAAACATGTGAAGAGAAAATAGCACCATTCCTGGAAGGAGAAGTGAAAGAATGGTTCTTAGAATTGGTAAGCCCGTTATAA
- a CDS encoding alpha/beta fold hydrolase — MKNFKNAVAILMLSITSNFMLSQVKPLDAELSNYKYPYEVHFLNLKSQNNDLKMAYMDVQPKKSNGKTIILLHGKNFNGAYWERTAKDLSDKGFRVIIPDQIGFGKSSKPQSYQFSFSQLADNTKTILDELKIDKTIVLGHSMGGMVATRFTLLYPNMVEKLILENPIGLEDYKTFAAYQTIDQAYQSELKNTAETYKNYQLKFYYDNQWKAEYQPWLDLIAGWTLHNDYPKVAWDAALTSDMIYNQPVCYEFKNIKTPTLLIIGTRDRTAIGKDRAPKELQSKMGQYQELGKKTQQQIAGSTLIEIENVGHLPHIEVYDKFWSALYEFIK; from the coding sequence ATGAAAAATTTTAAGAATGCTGTTGCAATTTTAATGCTATCGATTACGTCAAACTTTATGCTTTCTCAGGTAAAGCCTTTAGATGCTGAATTATCAAACTATAAATACCCCTATGAAGTTCATTTTTTAAATCTAAAATCTCAAAATAATGACTTAAAAATGGCTTATATGGATGTTCAGCCAAAAAAGTCAAACGGAAAAACGATTATACTCCTTCACGGGAAAAATTTTAATGGAGCCTATTGGGAAAGAACGGCAAAAGATCTTTCAGATAAAGGATTCAGAGTGATTATTCCGGATCAGATCGGATTTGGAAAATCTTCAAAACCTCAGAGTTATCAGTTTTCATTTTCGCAATTGGCAGATAATACAAAAACGATTTTAGATGAACTTAAAATTGATAAAACGATTGTATTAGGTCATTCAATGGGAGGGATGGTTGCTACAAGATTTACTCTGCTTTATCCGAATATGGTTGAAAAATTAATTTTGGAAAATCCAATCGGTTTAGAAGATTACAAAACGTTTGCAGCCTATCAAACTATTGATCAGGCCTATCAATCTGAACTTAAAAATACGGCGGAAACCTATAAAAATTATCAGTTAAAATTTTACTACGATAATCAATGGAAAGCAGAATATCAACCGTGGCTGGATTTAATTGCAGGCTGGACTTTACATAATGATTACCCAAAAGTAGCCTGGGATGCTGCATTAACATCGGATATGATCTACAATCAGCCGGTTTGTTATGAGTTTAAAAATATTAAAACTCCGACTTTGTTAATTATCGGAACCAGAGACCGAACAGCCATAGGAAAAGACAGAGCTCCAAAAGAATTACAGTCAAAAATGGGACAGTACCAGGAGCTGGGAAAGAAAACCCAACAGCAAATAGCGGGTTCAACACTTATTGAAATTGAAAATGTAGGACATCTTCCACATATTGAGGTGTATGATAAATTCTGGAGTGCTTTGTATGAGTTTATAAAATAA
- a CDS encoding EamA family transporter, protein MKKKNILKGVLFVGIGASIYGMLATFVKLAYEDGYTTSEVTTSQFILGLVGLLILNFIQTITSKQKLASPTGKEVRNLMLAGTSLGCTSLFYYIAVQYINVSIAIVLLMQSVWFSVVVESFLTKKLPNARKVVSVVIVLLGTILATNLINTEIELDLKGLFWGLLAAASYTLTMFTSNTLATHLPVFRKSMIMLCGGSVVIFAFLFFAQIGPLHFDGLRSFYLNFTENTEHIHSFNYSILWKYGLILSLFGTIIPPILFNVGFPNAGLGLGSIVSSLELPVSVTMAFVLLGEKVIMIQWLGIALILFAIVLMNLPKKEEKVVELS, encoded by the coding sequence ATGAAGAAGAAAAATATACTAAAAGGAGTTTTATTTGTAGGAATTGGAGCCAGTATATATGGGATGTTAGCTACTTTTGTAAAGTTGGCTTATGAAGATGGTTACACTACATCAGAAGTTACCACATCACAGTTCATATTAGGGTTGGTCGGACTTTTAATTCTGAATTTCATTCAAACCATTACCTCAAAACAAAAATTAGCATCACCTACCGGGAAAGAAGTAAGAAACTTAATGCTCGCGGGAACATCGTTGGGTTGTACCAGTTTGTTTTATTATATCGCCGTTCAATATATTAACGTTTCGATTGCTATCGTGTTGTTGATGCAGTCGGTATGGTTTAGCGTAGTGGTTGAAAGTTTTTTAACTAAAAAATTACCCAATGCAAGAAAAGTAGTTTCTGTGGTAATTGTTTTACTCGGAACAATTTTAGCCACAAACCTGATTAATACAGAAATCGAACTAGATCTTAAAGGTCTTTTTTGGGGATTGTTAGCGGCGGCTTCGTATACCTTAACGATGTTTACCTCCAACACACTGGCAACGCATTTACCCGTTTTCAGAAAAAGTATGATCATGCTTTGCGGAGGTTCTGTTGTTATTTTTGCCTTTTTATTTTTCGCGCAAATCGGACCGCTACATTTTGATGGGTTAAGATCATTTTACTTAAATTTTACTGAAAATACAGAACATATTCACAGTTTTAATTATTCGATTCTTTGGAAATATGGTTTGATTTTATCGCTTTTCGGAACGATTATTCCTCCGATTTTATTTAATGTCGGTTTCCCAAATGCCGGTTTGGGATTAGGAAGTATCGTTTCTTCATTAGAACTTCCGGTTTCTGTGACGATGGCTTTTGTTTTATTAGGTGAAAAAGTAATCATGATTCAATGGTTGGGAATTGCTTTAATTCTTTTTGCTATTGTTTTAATGAATCTTCCGAAAAAAGAAGAAAAAGTCGTCGAGTTATCTTAA